The segment GTCAGCTTTGGGAAACGGTTGCCGAAAAAGTTCAGGAACTGGGCGGCAAGATTGTCATGAACGCCCGCGTGGTGGGCGTGAACCGTACTGCCGACGGCAAGACGGTCGAAAGTGTTGTTGTCGAAAGTATGGACAGCACGGACGTTGTCTTGCGCGAAACGGTTCCCTGCGATTACTTCCTCTCAACAATGCCGGTGAAGGAGCTTGTTGCCGCGATGGATAACGAAAAAAATCCCGTGCCCGCCGAAGTCAAGCGTATCGCCGATGGCCTCGTGTACCGCGACTTCATCACGGTGGGGCTTCTGCTCGACAAGCTGCTCATCAAGAATCCTGCAAAGCCGGGCACGCCCGAAAGCAAGCTCAAGTTCGTTGCCGACAACTGGATTTACGTGCAGGAATCCGACGTAAAACTCGGTCGCATCCAGATTTTCAACAACTGGAGCCCTTACCTGGTGGCCGACCCCGAGAAGGTATGGATTGGCCTCGAATACTTCGCTACCGAGGGCGACGAGATGTGGCGCATGCCCGACAAGGACTTCATCAAGTTCGCCATCGATGAACTCGACAAGATTGACGTGGCAAGGCCCGAGTCTGTTCGCGATTCCGTGGTGTTCCACATCAAGAAGGCCTACCCTGCCTACTTCGGTACTTATGGCGAGTTCGACAAAGTCCGTGAATATGTGGACCCGATTGATAATTTGTTCCTAATGGGCCGCAATGGCATGCACAAGTATAACAACATGGACCACAGCATGCTCGCCGCAATGGAAGTTGTCAAGTGCATCCGCGAAGGTTGCAGCGACAAGACTGCGCTTTGGAGCGTGAACAGCGAAGAGGAATACCACGAAGGTAAAAAACTATGAAAAAGATTTTTAAGTCAATAGAATTCTATTGTGCCATTGGCATTTTAATATGCTTCAGCATTCTCCACTATGGTCAAATCCGGGTGGAAAATGTTGTTCTGCGGCATGGAAATGCTGAAAAACAAACGACATTACCCATCTCACAAAATATGGATGCCGGTGAATGGTTTAATGTTCGTTTTTCTATTTCTAATCCATTGAATATTCCCTATGATTTAAACATCATTCCTGATGATTGCGCCGAATCATTGACGGTTAACGGCTTTGCATTTTCATTGAGCGGCTATTCGGATAAATGTAATTTTAATAAAGGATTTTGGATTCCAGACTCGGTTACTTCTCCACATCGTGTGGGGAATAGAACCAGTTATGAAATTCTCTTGATGAATAAAGGCGGAATCGCAGGGATAAATGTTTTCCCTAAAGTCGATAGTATTTTGCTGTTTCTGCTGAAATTTATGATAGCCCTGCTTGTTGGGATAATCGTGATATTGGTTGCGAAACGACTGAAACTAGATACATTTCTGATAGCATGTGTTCTTGCAGGTGTTCTCCTGCGTTTTGCAATGTTCTATGCGATGCCTTACAATCAATTTTCGATGGATGTAGAGGGACACTTAGCTTATATACAATATATAATCGACAATCATTCTATTCCTTCTGCGAAAGATTGCTGGAGCTGTTACCATCCGCCTGTTTATTATGCTAGTGTAATACCGTCTTTCATGGTGAGTGGATTGATTGACTATAATTCTTGTTCAGGTGCACAAGCATTTAGTTTGGTTCTTTCAATTATTTTGCTTGTCTGTGGCCTATTTTTGTTGAAGGAATTTGTTTCAGGTGTTCCTTTAGGAATTGCTTCTGTTCTCTGGACCGTATGGCCCTTGTTGCTTTTAGTTGCACCTAGAATCGGAAATGACCAACTTTTTTATACTTTGCACGTTTTATGTGTGGTGGCGGGTTTTAACTATATCAAGAACGGAAACGGAAAGCATCTTGTTGCTGCTGTTGTGTGTGCGGCTCTTGCGGTGTGGACAAAATCTACGGGCTATGTCACCTTGGGACTTGTAATTCTATTTGCTGTTTTCGGATTCGTAAAAACAAATCAATTGCATAGGCCGACCAAAACAGAAATTGCTGGGTGGATTTTACGGGCTCTTGTTTTTGTGAGCCTTGTTGTAATTAAGTTTTTCAGCAATGGTGAACTGGTTGCAAACATAAATAGTTTGCATTCAAGCCTAAAGGTTGAAAATGAGGCGAAGAATTTCCTGTATTTTGATATGAAATCATTCTTGACGGAACCTTATACCAATGGATGGGTCGATGGACAAGGACGAGAATATTTTTTTAATTACGCTTTTAAATCCTCGTTATTTGGCGAATGGAAACTTGTAGATACGGCTGTGGGCCGAACATTGGCGTCGTTGATTAGTTTGTCGTTGCTGGGACTAATTGTTTTCGCAATTCGAGGCTGGTGGAAAACCAGAATGAATATTTATCATTGGGTTTTATTCATTCAAGGAATTCTTTTCTTTGTGGCTTTAGGTTTTTTGCGATATAAATATTCCTACGCCTGTAGTGCTGATTTTCGCTATATATTGCCGGTCTTGTTGAGCTTTCTCCCGTATGTTGGGCTAGGAGTGTATCGGGAAGAATACACTCTCAAATGGAAAGTATTGGGATTTATTACGGTTTCAATATTCGCAGTATGTTCTGTAATGTTGATGAGTTTTATTTTTGTGACGTGAACATTGCATAAACAAAGAAAACCCCGACTCGTTAGAGCCGGGGAAATTTCTTTATCGCGTTTCAGTAGGCGGCGTAGCCGCGATTATTCACTAATCACTGTCTACTGTCTACTTCCTACTTCCTGTAGCTCTCCATCGCTTCCACATCTACGTTCTTCACGAAGTTGTAGTGCTTTGCGACTTCGGCTTCGGCGAGGTTCAGGTACACCTTCATGCTCTTTTCGAACAGTTCCGGTGCCTTGGTGGCGTCGCGGAGCATGAGCTGGCTCATCACGCAGTTGGCGGCGAGTTCGTAGAGGTGACGGCTGCAGAGGTCGGTGAACTCGTTGTTGTTCGCGGCCTTCACAGTTTCGATAGCTTCGTTGAACTTCGCGTCCATGGCCTTAGCGCGGGCCTTGAGGCTCCCGTATTCGGCGGCCACTTCGCCCGCTTCCAGTTCCTCGAGCATCTGGCTGTAGGTTCCGGTGGTGATGTGCGGGAGGGCGGCCACGGTCTGCAACTGCGTCGTGCCTTCGTAAATGGAGGTGATGCGTGCGTCGCGGTAGAGGCGCTGGCAGGCGTATTCGAGCATGTAGCCGGAACCGCCGTGAACCTGGATGCTGTCGTAGGCGTTCAGGTTGGCGTATTCGGAGTTCATGCCCTTCGCAAGCGGCGTGCATGCGCTGGCGAGCTTCTGGTAGAGCTTGAGTTCTGCCTTCTCCTCGTCGGTGAGCTTGCGGGTGCGTTCGATGTCTTCGAGGCCCTTGTAGATGTCCACGTAGCGGGCTGTC is part of the Fibrobacter sp. UWB15 genome and harbors:
- a CDS encoding NAD(P)/FAD-dependent oxidoreductase yields the protein MNENYKKSSRITVIAGAGPAGLTAALELLRTTDVKPVIFEAEDVIGGISRTARYNGNRMDIGGHRFFSKSDTVMDWWQGILPLQGVASKDDIAIGRTVPLTEGGPDPEKTDYVMLCRSRLSRILFLRKLFNYPISLNGDTIRNLGLWRMMKIGLSYIKVQLMPARKENSLEDFMINRFGVELYRTFFRDYTEKVWGVPCSKISPDWGGQRIKGLSITKTVVHAVKQIFAGKKNASSANVGEGSGADIRQKDTETSLIGQFLYPKFGPGQLWETVAEKVQELGGKIVMNARVVGVNRTADGKTVESVVVESMDSTDVVLRETVPCDYFLSTMPVKELVAAMDNEKNPVPAEVKRIADGLVYRDFITVGLLLDKLLIKNPAKPGTPESKLKFVADNWIYVQESDVKLGRIQIFNNWSPYLVADPEKVWIGLEYFATEGDEMWRMPDKDFIKFAIDELDKIDVARPESVRDSVVFHIKKAYPAYFGTYGEFDKVREYVDPIDNLFLMGRNGMHKYNNMDHSMLAAMEVVKCIREGCSDKTALWSVNSEEEYHEGKKL